A single genomic interval of Candidatus Gracilibacteria bacterium harbors:
- a CDS encoding AAA family ATPase, producing MNTAPLCVAHETPIFSEIEVTDKMNDLRSRESALQENAPVIALYNRMLKRGPGRFEVKPSGMPDIQDLHGLHPNFAEVISDIEGDLSLCLSSPGGLNIPPILLLGEPGIGKTYFAQRVAEVLGTGYNFISMNSVTAGWILSGSSSQWRGARPGKVFQTLIDGEYANPVVVVDEIDKVGTANQFDPLAPMYQLLEADTAKKFMDEYADVAVDASKINWVVTANDEHAIPPAILSRLRVYEVLAPDEEQAWQIANLIYTQMRDENPWGSRFTESPGDDLLEKLVRIGPRGMKAALRRGFGNASKEQRSYVLPADVNVEVRGKRQIGF from the coding sequence ATGAATACAGCTCCTCTCTGTGTCGCACATGAAACTCCTATATTCAGTGAAATTGAAGTAACTGATAAAATGAATGATCTTCGATCTCGAGAATCTGCTCTCCAAGAAAATGCACCAGTCATCGCACTCTATAACAGAATGCTTAAGCGATGACCAGGCCGATTCGAAGTCAAGCCATCAGGAATGCCAGATATCCAAGATCTTCATGGATTGCATCCGAATTTTGCTGAAGTGATCAGTGATATCGAGTGAGATCTGAGTCTCTGTCTCTCGTCTCCAGGTGGACTCAATATACCTCCGATTCTCCTTCTCTGAGAGCCAGGAATCGGGAAAACATATTTCGCTCAGCGTGTTGCAGAAGTACTCGGAACAGGGTATAACTTCATATCTATGAACTCAGTGACAGCAGGATGGATACTCTCTGGGAGCTCGAGTCAGTGGAGATGAGCACGACCATGAAAGGTATTCCAGACACTGATCGATGGCGAATATGCGAATCCCGTCGTGGTTGTGGATGAGATAGATAAGGTATGAACTGCTAACCAATTTGACCCTCTTGCTCCTATGTATCAACTGCTCGAAGCAGATACTGCAAAGAAATTTATGGATGAATATGCTGATGTGGCAGTCGATGCAAGTAAGATCAATTGGGTTGTCACTGCAAATGACGAACATGCGATTCCTCCTGCGATTCTCTCTCGTCTGAGAGTATACGAAGTACTTGCTCCTGATGAGGAACAGGCATGGCAGATTGCAAATCTCATCTACACACAGATGAGAGATGAGAATCCGTGGGGATCAAGATTCACTGAATCTCCTTGAGATGACCTCCTCGAGAAGCTCGTAAGAATCTGACCACGTTGAATGAAAGCTGCTCTTCGAAGATGATTCGGGAATGCGAGCAAAGAACAGCGTTCTTATGTCTTGCCAGCTGACGTCAATGTGGAGGTTCGAGGAAAAAGACAGATTGGATTCTAG
- a CDS encoding DUF262 domain-containing protein, producing the protein MKIELREIAIRDVVAGYTNNQEDGVVGYAGKLNIRPKYQREFVYRDRQRDSVIETVRRGFPLNVMYWVRNADDTYEVLDGQQRTISICEYVAGNFSLDFQYFHNLTDTEREQILDYRLMVYFCEGNDREKLDWFKTINIAGEKLTDQELRNAVYTGPWLTDAKRYFSRTGCPAYAIGSDYLNGSPIRQDYLETAIDWISWRTIEQYMSEHQHEPNAFELWSYFQNVITWTSTIFPNYRREMRGVAWGSLYNEFSSKGFDAEKLEAEIQVLMQDEDVTRKSGIYEYVLTRNEKYLNIRSFTDRMKREAYERQEGICTHCQGHFELSEMEADHITPWHAGGKTTSENCQMLCRGCNRVKSGK; encoded by the coding sequence ATGAAAATCGAACTCCGAGAGATTGCTATCCGAGATGTAGTGGCAGGATACACGAACAACCAGGAAGATGGTGTCGTCGGGTATGCGGGCAAGCTCAATATCCGCCCGAAGTACCAGCGAGAATTCGTCTATCGAGACCGGCAACGAGACTCGGTCATCGAGACAGTGCGTCGAGGTTTTCCACTCAATGTCATGTATTGGGTGCGGAATGCGGATGACACGTATGAGGTGCTCGACGGACAACAACGCACGATCAGTATCTGTGAATATGTGGCGGGGAATTTTTCTCTGGATTTCCAGTATTTCCACAATCTCACGGATACTGAGCGAGAGCAGATTCTGGATTATCGGTTGATGGTGTATTTCTGTGAAGGAAATGATCGCGAGAAGCTCGACTGGTTCAAGACGATCAATATAGCAGGGGAGAAGCTCACGGATCAGGAGCTCCGCAATGCAGTCTACACGTGACCGTGGCTCACGGATGCGAAGCGATATTTCTCACGGACGGGTTGTCCTGCGTATGCGATCGGGAGCGACTATCTGAATGGTTCGCCGATACGACAGGATTATCTGGAGACGGCGATCGACTGGATCAGCTGGAGAACTATCGAGCAATATATGTCGGAGCACCAACACGAGCCGAATGCATTCGAGCTCTGGTCGTATTTCCAGAATGTCATCACGTGGACGAGTACGATATTCCCGAACTATCGTCGGGAGATGCGATGAGTCGCGTGGGGCAGTCTCTACAACGAGTTCTCGAGCAAGGGATTCGATGCAGAGAAGCTCGAAGCAGAGATCCAAGTGCTCATGCAGGATGAAGACGTGACTCGGAAGTCGGGAATCTATGAATATGTCCTGACGCGCAATGAGAAATACCTCAATATCCGATCATTCACCGATCGGATGAAGCGCGAAGCCTACGAGCGCCAAGAGGGAATCTGTACACATTGTCAGTGACACTTCGAACTCTCAGAAATGGAAGCAGACCATATCACGCCGTGGCACGCGGGAGGCAAGACAACGAGCGAGAATTGCCAGATGCTCTGTCGTGGTTGCAATCGGGTGAAGAGTGGGAAGTAG
- a CDS encoding S24 family peptidase — protein sequence MREHNFELYLGKLKKYYWEVGVLPTFDVMKELIGVKSRDLVSRFFSQMLERGFIEKESPKRYIPTNKLIASPLYGSVVCGTADEIESNIVNYIDLNKYIIGGNPEGIVLVETKGDSMEDIGIFEGDIVSVDLNNKYPHSGDLVIATIDGDGNFTLKEYGQDKFGNPLLRYRNERIYPGKIIEANQMNVVGVVKGLVRKF from the coding sequence ATGCGAGAACACAATTTTGAACTCTATCTTTGAAAACTTAAAAAATATTACTGGGAAGTATGAGTTCTGCCGACTTTTGATGTAATGAAAGAATTAATTTGAGTAAAATCTAGGGATTTGGTTTCTAGATTCTTCTCTCAGATGCTTGAGAGGTGATTTATCGAGAAAGAAAGTCCTAAAAGATATATTCCAACAAATAAATTAATCGCATCGCCACTATATTGAAGTGTGGTCTGCTGAACGGCAGATGAGATTGAGTCAAATATAGTAAACTATATTGATTTAAATAAATATATTATTTGATGAAACCCAGAATGAATTGTATTAGTGGAGACTAAGGGAGACAGCATGGAAGACATCTGAATATTTGAATGAGATATAGTGTCAGTCGATCTAAATAATAAATATCCTCATAGTTGAGATTTAGTTATTGCCACAATTGACTGAGATGGTAATTTTACTCTGAAAGAATATTGACAAGATAAATTTTGAAATCCCCTTTTGAGATATAGAAATGAAAGGATTTATCCTTGAAAGATTATTGAGGCTAACCAAATGAATGTTGTTTGAGTTGTTAAGGGTTTAGTTAGAAAGTTTTAA
- a CDS encoding glycosyltransferase family 1 protein, giving the protein MKKLLIFTDTYNEQLNGVTRCIDNLCANLPRNIQVTIVSSDEFVSIPFLGYKEIRLSFAFPRRIQKRIREIQPDYIHIMTEGPIGLTAAYVCKRKKIPYTTTFHTKFPEYLHMRNRLVKEEYVHQYLHYIHDGAEQIFISNDGLHQYLEENGYERRIVVPFGIDHSVFFPGEKTLFRDIPTPILLFVGRIAVEKNIGDFLDMNAKYQKVVVGDGPLYQKYKEEYPDVLFLGKKSPKELGEIYRSVDAFVFPSKTDTLGLVNLEAMASGLPIIAYDIENTRGVIEDGKTGILVPEGQKLESAIPKIPNIHPQDSIDFVKDFTWENYAQKFISHQFPISKNLWI; this is encoded by the coding sequence ATGAAAAAACTTCTCATATTCACTGACACATACAACGAACAGCTCAATGGTGTCACTCGATGTATCGATAATCTGTGTGCGAATCTTCCCAGAAATATTCAGGTAACTATTGTTTCTTCGGATGAATTTGTCTCGATTCCATTTCTTGGATACAAGGAGATTCGTCTTTCTTTCGCATTTCCACGTCGCATACAGAAGAGAATTCGTGAGATACAGCCAGATTATATTCATATCATGACAGAGTGACCGATTGGACTCACGGCTGCGTATGTCTGCAAGCGCAAAAAAATTCCTTATACGACGACATTTCATACGAAATTCCCTGAATATCTCCATATGCGCAATCGACTCGTGAAGGAAGAATACGTGCATCAATATCTTCACTATATTCATGACGGTGCTGAGCAGATATTCATCTCGAATGACGGACTGCATCAATATCTCGAAGAGAATGGCTATGAACGAAGAATTGTTGTTCCATTTGGTATCGATCACAGTGTTTTTTTTCCATGAGAGAAAACCTTATTTCGCGATATTCCAACTCCGATTTTGCTTTTTGTCGGTCGAATCGCCGTCGAGAAAAATATCGGAGATTTTCTCGATATGAATGCGAAATATCAGAAAGTTGTGGTCGGTGACGGTCCACTCTATCAGAAATACAAGGAGGAATATCCTGACGTTCTTTTTCTCGGAAAAAAATCTCCCAAAGAGCTCGGAGAAATATACCGAAGTGTGGATGCATTTGTCTTCCCATCGAAGACGGATACACTGGGTCTCGTGAATCTGGAGGCGATGGCATCAGGACTTCCTATCATTGCCTATGATATCGAGAATACGCGCGGTGTGATAGAAGATGGTAAGACAGGAATCCTCGTTCCAGAATGACAAAAACTCGAATCCGCAATACCAAAAATACCAAACATTCATCCGCAAGATTCCATTGATTTCGTGAAGGATTTCACATGGGAAAACTATGCACAGAAGTTCATCTCTCACCAATTTCCTATCAGCAAGAATCTATGGATCTAA
- a CDS encoding adenine-specific methyltransferase EcoRI family protein: MPAPTTEKKVSNKNLHKAKKSKNDEFYTQLSDIEKELKHYKEHFRDKVIFCNCDDPEESHFWKYFSENFEFLGLKRLIATHYETEKPSYKLEIVADTNGDGRINKLDTIRTPLMQNGDFRSPECIEILEESDIVVTNPPFSLFREYVAQLFEHDRKFIIVGHQNAITYKEIFNLIKENRIWLGYGFSGGAAHFINKYYEDYATAGDHREGMIRVSGVNWFTNLEIQKRHEDLILYKKYSQEEYPKYDNYDAIEVSKTKDIPLDYVGAMGVPVTFMDKYNPDQFEILGCSYVYGEPIGYHIEGKGFNVSISGKEVYKRLFIRNKKLS, from the coding sequence ATGCCCGCACCAACAACAGAGAAGAAGGTTTCCAACAAGAATCTACACAAAGCAAAGAAGTCAAAAAATGACGAATTCTATACACAACTTTCTGATATTGAGAAAGAATTGAAACATTATAAAGAACACTTCCGAGATAAGGTGATTTTCTGTAACTGTGATGACCCAGAAGAGAGTCACTTCTGGAAATATTTTTCTGAGAATTTCGAATTCCTCGGACTGAAGCGACTCATAGCGACACACTATGAGACTGAGAAGCCATCATACAAGCTCGAGATCGTCGCAGATACCAACGGCGATGGCAGGATCAACAAGCTCGATACTATCAGAACTCCACTCATGCAGAATGGAGATTTCCGCAGTCCTGAGTGTATCGAGATACTCGAAGAGTCGGATATCGTGGTGACGAATCCACCATTTTCCCTTTTTCGTGAATATGTCGCGCAACTTTTCGAACACGATAGGAAATTCATAATAGTCGGACATCAGAACGCTATTACCTATAAGGAGATATTCAATCTCATCAAGGAAAATAGAATATGGCTTGGTTATGGATTTTCTGGTGGTGCAGCACACTTCATCAACAAGTATTATGAAGATTATGCAACTGCTGGAGACCATAGAGAAGGGATGATACGGGTATCTGGTGTGAATTGGTTCACGAATCTGGAGATACAGAAACGACATGAAGATCTCATACTCTACAAGAAATATTCCCAGGAAGAATATCCAAAATATGATAATTATGATGCAATTGAGGTCAGTAAAACGAAAGATATTCCTCTGGATTATGTTGGTGCTATGGGAGTTCCAGTAACGTTCATGGATAAATATAATCCCGACCAATTCGAGATATTAGGTTGTAGTTATGTATATGGCGAACCTATCGGATATCATATTGAAGGCAAAGGTTTCAATGTAAGTATTTCATGAAAAGAAGTGTATAAAAGGCTATTTATCCGCAACAAAAAACTCTCGTAA